One stretch of Amycolatopsis tolypomycina DNA includes these proteins:
- a CDS encoding aminotransferase class V-fold PLP-dependent enzyme has protein sequence MTRISPRYLLQFDEPAGYLDFARFGPPSHAVLDTTAALLHQATTAGPSTVDELMRQEVRAKAAAARLAGSDTDHTVLLPHTSLGLFQAAFHSSGEVLVSAAEFPANTYPWARAEQTGRLRVRRLTSGYVTPERVAAALTPEITTVSVSAVDFRTGHRADLAALRDVVGDRLLVVDGIQGFGVVEEPWEVADVLVVGGQKWLRAGWGTGFAVLSDRALNRMDPVLSGWTGARDPGLFDDEIHPPDATAQAWSISNLSPITSGAFAEALELVEDAGVGAIAARIAERLAAFEEVLASCGAEVVSAVDRRAGILAFTLPGHPAEQVGAALANAGIAATVRPEHVRLSPHASTAETTCADLLRSALETLTRPREPLVVPAAGATTHDVLTALVPAIPGLAAMLGPGNEVLLHDLSRLPDSIIAIAGDLTGRSVGGPMTDLLLGLVRRGTTQDLTNYRTHGPDGRPIRSSTLFLRDADGVAVGCLCVNSVDTAASPSGNGEPETFPPDVDSLQRFLVDRAVAKAGIPVDLMKKRHKAAVVRELDEAGYFLIKDAVDHLAGRLDVTRYTIYNYLNEIRA, from the coding sequence GTGACGCGGATTTCGCCCCGGTACCTGCTCCAGTTCGACGAGCCCGCCGGCTACCTCGACTTCGCCCGGTTCGGCCCGCCGTCGCACGCGGTGCTCGACACGACGGCCGCCCTGCTGCACCAGGCCACCACGGCCGGGCCGTCCACAGTGGACGAGCTGATGCGGCAGGAGGTCCGGGCCAAGGCCGCCGCCGCGCGGCTGGCCGGCTCGGACACCGACCACACGGTGCTGCTGCCCCACACCAGCCTCGGCCTGTTCCAGGCCGCCTTCCACAGCTCCGGCGAGGTGCTGGTGTCGGCGGCGGAGTTCCCGGCCAACACCTACCCGTGGGCGCGCGCCGAACAGACCGGGCGCCTCCGCGTCCGGCGCCTGACCAGCGGTTATGTGACGCCGGAGCGGGTCGCGGCGGCGTTGACGCCGGAAATCACCACGGTCAGCGTCAGCGCCGTCGACTTCCGCACCGGCCACCGCGCCGACCTGGCCGCGCTGCGCGACGTCGTCGGCGACCGGCTGCTGGTCGTCGACGGCATCCAGGGCTTCGGCGTCGTCGAGGAGCCGTGGGAGGTCGCCGACGTGCTGGTCGTCGGCGGGCAGAAGTGGCTGCGCGCGGGCTGGGGCACCGGCTTCGCGGTGCTGTCCGACCGCGCGCTGAACCGGATGGACCCGGTGCTGTCGGGCTGGACCGGCGCCCGCGACCCTGGCCTGTTCGACGACGAGATCCACCCGCCGGACGCCACCGCGCAGGCCTGGTCGATCTCCAACCTCAGCCCGATCACCTCCGGCGCGTTCGCCGAGGCCCTCGAGCTGGTCGAGGACGCCGGCGTCGGCGCCATCGCGGCGCGGATCGCCGAGCGGCTGGCCGCCTTCGAAGAGGTGCTGGCGTCCTGCGGCGCCGAGGTCGTCTCGGCGGTCGACCGCCGCGCGGGCATCCTGGCGTTCACCCTGCCCGGCCACCCGGCGGAGCAGGTCGGGGCGGCACTGGCCAACGCCGGGATCGCGGCGACGGTGCGGCCCGAGCACGTCCGGCTCTCGCCGCACGCCTCGACCGCTGAGACGACTTGCGCGGACCTGCTGCGTTCCGCGCTGGAGACGCTCACGCGGCCGCGTGAGCCCCTGGTCGTCCCGGCCGCGGGGGCGACGACGCACGACGTGCTGACCGCGCTGGTCCCGGCCATCCCGGGGCTGGCGGCGATGCTCGGGCCGGGCAACGAGGTCCTGCTGCACGACCTGAGCAGGCTGCCGGACTCGATCATCGCGATCGCGGGCGACCTGACCGGCCGCAGCGTCGGCGGGCCGATGACGGACCTGCTGCTCGGCCTGGTCCGGCGCGGCACCACCCAGGACCTGACCAACTACCGCACGCACGGCCCGGACGGCAGGCCGATCCGCTCGTCGACGCTGTTCCTCCGCGACGCCGACGGCGTGGCGGTCGGCTGCCTGTGCGTCAACAGCGTCGACACGGCGGCGTCGCCGAGCGGCAACGGCGAGCCGGAGACTTTCCCACCGGACGTCGACAGCCTCCAGCGGTTCCTGGTCGACCGGGCGGTGGCGAAGGCCGGGATCCCGGTGGACCTCATGAAGAAGCGCCACAAGGCGGCGGTGGTGCGGGAACTCGACGAAGCCGGTTATTTCCTGATCAAGGACGCGGTCGACCACCTGGCCGGCCGCCTCGATGTCACCCGGTACACGATCTACAACTACCTCAACGAGATCCGCGCCTGA
- a CDS encoding effector-associated constant component EACC1 produces MTDSDTRALVRLEADDEADAEEFDLLARRLRAELGELDVDVLPVPAELPPGAKAADPVTIGSLMVAFSAAGGVFPGLVETLREWLGRQAGKHKIKVTIDGDTVELERATTDERRQLIEAFVRRHAQPG; encoded by the coding sequence ATGACCGATTCGGACACGCGGGCCCTGGTCCGGCTCGAAGCGGACGACGAGGCGGACGCCGAAGAGTTCGACCTGCTCGCCCGCCGCCTGCGCGCCGAGCTGGGCGAACTCGACGTGGACGTGCTGCCGGTGCCGGCCGAGCTCCCGCCGGGCGCGAAGGCCGCGGACCCGGTGACGATCGGCTCGCTGATGGTGGCGTTCAGCGCGGCCGGCGGCGTGTTCCCCGGCCTCGTCGAGACGCTGCGCGAGTGGCTGGGCCGCCAGGCGGGCAAGCACAAGATCAAGGTGACGATCGACGGCGACACGGTCGAGCTGGAACGCGCGACGACGGACGAACGCCGCCAGTTGATCGAGGCGTTCGTCCGTCGTCATGCCCAGCCGGGCTGA
- a CDS encoding macrolide family glycosyltransferase, giving the protein MLRKHIVMVGCTAPSHIYPSLGVISELVHRGHRVSYVVGAPLAALVAPTGAEVVEHPTIFPLGEAAVWPDEPAEAMRVFLDEAIAIHPALTERFDDDRPDLVLYDIGGLGAPLLGLRYGVPAVQLSPTLVAWEGYDEEMASVMEPIKASPSGVDYATTLSKWLSSHGVAADPWEWLGHPSRVLSLIPRAMQPNADRVGQHVRFVGPCLDPARLADRSWTPPSSGRPVLLVSFGTAYNDQLPVYQACISAFADDWHVVISLGKHVSPDALGPLPPSVEVYESVPQLAVLEAASAFITHAGMGGATEALWFGVPTVAIPQAADQFGNAAQLEALGVGRHLPADAVTVESLREAVGEVSSSASVAARLAELKAEIRGHGGVAFAADAVESFME; this is encoded by the coding sequence ATGCTGCGCAAACACATCGTCATGGTCGGCTGCACCGCGCCGAGCCACATCTACCCGTCGCTGGGCGTGATCAGCGAGCTGGTCCACCGCGGCCACCGGGTGTCCTACGTCGTCGGCGCGCCGCTGGCGGCACTGGTCGCCCCGACCGGCGCCGAAGTCGTCGAGCACCCGACGATCTTCCCGCTCGGCGAGGCGGCCGTGTGGCCGGACGAGCCGGCCGAAGCCATGCGCGTCTTCCTCGACGAAGCCATCGCGATCCACCCCGCCCTGACCGAGCGGTTCGACGACGACCGGCCCGACCTGGTGCTGTACGACATCGGCGGGCTGGGCGCGCCGTTGCTGGGCTTGCGGTACGGCGTGCCCGCGGTGCAGCTGTCGCCGACACTGGTGGCGTGGGAGGGCTACGACGAGGAAATGGCATCGGTGATGGAGCCGATCAAGGCGTCACCGTCCGGTGTGGACTACGCGACGACGTTGTCGAAGTGGCTTTCGTCCCACGGCGTTGCGGCCGATCCCTGGGAGTGGCTCGGGCACCCTTCGCGGGTCCTTTCGCTGATCCCGCGGGCCATGCAGCCGAACGCGGACCGGGTGGGACAGCACGTGCGCTTCGTCGGCCCGTGCCTGGATCCGGCGCGGCTGGCGGACCGGTCGTGGACACCGCCGTCGTCGGGGCGGCCGGTCCTGCTGGTGTCGTTCGGGACGGCGTACAACGACCAGCTGCCGGTGTACCAGGCCTGCATCTCGGCGTTCGCCGACGACTGGCACGTGGTGATCTCGCTGGGGAAGCACGTCTCGCCGGACGCCCTCGGGCCGTTGCCGCCATCGGTGGAGGTGTACGAGAGCGTCCCGCAGCTGGCGGTGCTGGAAGCGGCCTCGGCGTTCATCACGCACGCGGGGATGGGCGGGGCCACGGAAGCGTTGTGGTTCGGCGTCCCGACGGTGGCGATCCCGCAGGCGGCGGACCAGTTCGGGAACGCGGCCCAGCTCGAAGCGCTCGGGGTCGGGCGGCACCTGCCGGCTGACGCGGTGACGGTCGAGTCGTTGCGGGAGGCGGTCGGCGAGGTGTCCTCGTCGGCTTCGGTCGCCGCGCGGCTGGCGGAGCTGAAGGCGGAGATCCGCGGCCATGGCGGGGTCGCCTTCGCCGCGGACGCCGTGGAGTCCTTTATGGAGTGA
- a CDS encoding HARBI1 family protein codes for MIHYGATLDVARELVWFVARVLHTERRRRGTRRGRRALTPYWQAVLVLRWFRDATPLHRLAADHRISIATAYRYLHEAITALAAQAPDLHQVLRERHTAGDTHVILDGTLIPCDRVAATTIKTKGKNRGRIVHLWYSGKHRAFGGNIQFLASPDGFPLWVSAVLPGSRNDLSAARDHGIVGALTAAAGQGLRTLADKAYHPAGIGILTPFKKTAGQPPLNARQRVHNLLHARARALGERAMAILKTRWRALTHISLCPHRIGHIVQAALVLTHHEHHGRY; via the coding sequence ATGATCCATTATGGTGCCACCCTCGATGTGGCGCGTGAACTGGTCTGGTTCGTTGCCCGTGTCCTGCACACCGAGCGCCGGCGGCGTGGCACCCGCCGGGGCCGGCGCGCGTTGACCCCGTACTGGCAGGCGGTGCTGGTGCTGCGCTGGTTCCGCGACGCCACCCCCCTGCACCGGCTGGCGGCCGATCACCGCATCAGCATCGCCACCGCCTACCGCTACCTACACGAAGCCATCACCGCCCTCGCCGCCCAGGCCCCGGACCTGCATCAGGTCCTGCGCGAGCGCCACACCGCCGGTGACACACACGTGATCCTGGACGGCACCCTGATCCCGTGTGACCGGGTCGCGGCGACCACGATCAAAACCAAAGGTAAGAACCGTGGCCGGATCGTGCACCTGTGGTACTCGGGCAAGCACCGCGCCTTCGGCGGGAACATCCAGTTCCTGGCCAGCCCGGACGGGTTCCCGCTGTGGGTCTCGGCGGTGCTGCCCGGCTCCCGCAACGACCTCTCCGCCGCCCGCGACCACGGAATCGTCGGTGCACTGACCGCCGCCGCCGGCCAGGGCCTGAGAACTCTGGCCGACAAGGCCTACCACCCCGCCGGGATCGGCATCCTCACCCCGTTCAAGAAAACCGCAGGTCAACCACCCCTCAACGCCCGGCAACGGGTCCACAACCTGCTGCACGCCCGGGCCCGCGCCCTGGGTGAACGCGCCATGGCCATCCTCAAAACCCGCTGGCGAGCGTTGACCCACATCAGCCTCTGCCCCCACCGCATCGGCCACATCGTCCAAGCAGCCCTCGTCCTCACCCACCACGAACACCACGGCCGCTACTGA
- a CDS encoding ABC transporter ATP-binding protein, translating into MTGGPAFALDGLTKRFGQVTAVDGVSVEVVRGEVVALLGPNGAGKSTTVDMLLGLTKPDAGEVTVAGGTARAAVDRGLVGAMMQNGALLPDVTVGEIVGLVVSTHQKPLPAGEVIARAGLDKLVKRRCGKLSGGERQRVRFALALAGDPQLLVLDEPTAAMDVDGRRAFWAAIREFAAGGRTVLFATHYLAEAEDYADRVVLMRHGAVVADGPVAEVRAAVSGRVLKAVVPGATEAGLATLPGVTSVQLRGGRAELACADSDAALRALLAAHPAASDIEITALGLEEAFLALTAEEAVA; encoded by the coding sequence ATGACTGGGGGACCGGCGTTCGCGCTCGACGGCCTCACCAAGCGGTTCGGGCAGGTCACGGCGGTCGACGGGGTGTCCGTCGAGGTCGTGCGCGGCGAGGTCGTCGCGCTGCTCGGGCCGAACGGGGCCGGCAAGTCGACCACCGTCGACATGCTGCTCGGCCTCACCAAGCCGGACGCGGGGGAGGTGACCGTCGCGGGCGGCACCGCGCGTGCCGCCGTCGACCGGGGGCTCGTCGGCGCGATGATGCAGAACGGCGCGCTGCTGCCGGACGTCACCGTCGGCGAGATCGTCGGCCTCGTCGTCTCGACGCACCAGAAGCCGCTGCCCGCCGGTGAGGTGATCGCCAGGGCCGGTCTGGACAAGCTCGTGAAACGCCGCTGCGGCAAGCTGTCCGGCGGGGAACGCCAGCGCGTCCGGTTCGCGCTCGCCCTGGCCGGCGACCCGCAGCTGCTCGTCCTCGACGAGCCCACCGCGGCGATGGACGTCGACGGCAGGCGCGCGTTCTGGGCCGCCATCCGCGAGTTCGCCGCCGGCGGCCGGACGGTGCTCTTCGCGACGCACTACCTCGCCGAAGCCGAGGACTACGCCGACCGCGTCGTGCTGATGCGCCACGGCGCCGTCGTCGCCGACGGCCCGGTCGCCGAGGTCCGGGCCGCGGTGTCCGGCCGCGTGCTCAAGGCCGTCGTGCCCGGCGCGACCGAAGCCGGGCTGGCCACGCTGCCCGGCGTGACGAGCGTGCAGCTGCGCGGCGGCCGGGCCGAGCTGGCCTGCGCCGACTCCGACGCCGCGCTCCGCGCCCTGCTCGCGGCCCACCCGGCCGCGTCCGACATCGAAATCACCGCGCTCGGCCTCGAAGAGGCCTTCCTGGCGCTGACCGCCGAGGAGGCCGTCGCGTGA
- a CDS encoding ABC transporter permease, giving the protein MNTTYLSLEIKRIVRSPQFTVFTIGMPLAMFLLFGSIFGKVVAPNGLASNVQTMINLAAYGASGGALFTGTRVAQERTDGWQRQLRLTPMRGPGYLVVKVLSAMAVALPVLVALFVAGWATGVEMTAAQWGLVLVSLWLGVLPFAVLGLAIGLFGKGDTVGAVTGALMMPLGMLGGLWIPLWVLPDWMATLAHFFPTFWLGRIGLEPLAHAGGTGFAVLVLAGWLVVPALVVLRRFRLDTARL; this is encoded by the coding sequence GTGAACACGACGTACCTGAGCCTGGAGATCAAGCGGATCGTCCGCAGCCCGCAGTTCACCGTCTTCACCATCGGCATGCCGCTGGCCATGTTCCTGCTGTTCGGCTCGATCTTCGGCAAGGTCGTGGCGCCGAACGGCCTGGCCTCGAACGTGCAGACCATGATCAACCTGGCCGCGTACGGCGCGAGCGGCGGCGCGCTGTTCACCGGCACCCGGGTGGCGCAGGAACGCACGGACGGCTGGCAGCGGCAGCTGCGGCTCACCCCGATGCGCGGGCCCGGCTACCTGGTGGTCAAGGTGCTTTCGGCGATGGCCGTGGCCCTGCCGGTCCTGGTGGCGCTCTTCGTCGCCGGGTGGGCCACCGGCGTCGAGATGACCGCCGCGCAGTGGGGCCTGGTGCTGGTGTCGCTGTGGCTCGGCGTGCTCCCGTTCGCCGTGCTGGGCCTCGCGATCGGCCTGTTCGGCAAGGGTGACACGGTCGGCGCGGTGACCGGCGCGCTGATGATGCCGCTGGGCATGCTCGGCGGCCTGTGGATCCCGCTCTGGGTGCTCCCGGACTGGATGGCGACCCTGGCGCACTTCTTCCCGACGTTCTGGCTCGGCCGGATCGGCCTGGAACCGCTGGCCCACGCCGGGGGAACGGGCTTCGCGGTCCTCGTGCTCGCGGGCTGGCTCGTCGTGCCCGCCCTGGTCGTGCTGCGCCGGTTCCGGCTGGACACGGCGCGGCTGTGA
- a CDS encoding transcriptional regulator, whose protein sequence is MSELPQLDPVIHAQARLRVTVALAGLRAGDQITFPRLQQLLDMTAGNLSTHLRKLEDAEYVEITKAYEHRTPVTLVRLTTAGRAAFESYTKALHQLLDATGGD, encoded by the coding sequence ATGAGCGAACTGCCGCAGCTCGACCCGGTCATCCACGCCCAGGCGCGGCTGCGGGTCACCGTCGCCCTCGCCGGGCTGCGGGCCGGCGACCAGATCACCTTCCCCCGGCTGCAGCAGCTGCTCGACATGACCGCCGGCAACCTCTCGACGCACCTGCGCAAGCTCGAGGACGCCGAGTACGTCGAGATCACCAAGGCCTACGAGCACCGCACGCCGGTCACCCTCGTCCGGCTCACCACGGCCGGCCGGGCCGCGTTCGAGAGCTACACGAAGGCGCTCCACCAGCTGCTGGACGCCACCGGCGGCGACTGA
- a CDS encoding DNA polymerase IV, translating to MARWVIHLDLDAFYASAEQLTRPTLAGRPVLVGGTGPRGVVAGASYESRAFGIKSAMPMAQARRLLPANGVIVPPRFRVYERLSQEVFAVVTEVAPVLEKISLDEAFAEPPSLAGASFEEVTSFCAALRARIRAETGLVASIGAGNGKQIAKIASDEAKPDGLLVVPQGTEREFLAPLPVRALWGIGPVAEGKLRFIGVQTLGQLAALSEPDAVATLGGVVGRDLRRLATGADDRPVAGRAETKQVSAETTFDTDIKDLATLRAEVRRIAVGAHQRLVKAGRVARTVVIKLRHTDMHTVTRSETISAPTDDLAELAATAERLLIDPAEFGGIRLAGVAYSGLSVPHQDALFSLAAPAVPVVESSAPAPVAAPPSEWRQGDDVVHEEFGTGWVQGAGHGRVTVRFEHRSSGPGVARTFPQADPALTRGDPGDCLR from the coding sequence GTGGCCCGCTGGGTCATCCACCTCGACCTGGACGCCTTCTACGCGTCGGCCGAGCAGCTCACCCGCCCGACACTGGCCGGCCGCCCGGTGCTCGTCGGCGGCACCGGGCCGCGGGGCGTCGTCGCCGGGGCGAGCTACGAGTCACGCGCGTTCGGGATCAAGTCGGCCATGCCGATGGCCCAAGCCCGGCGGCTGCTGCCGGCGAACGGCGTGATCGTGCCGCCGCGGTTCCGCGTCTACGAGCGGCTCAGCCAGGAGGTCTTCGCGGTCGTCACCGAGGTCGCGCCGGTGCTGGAGAAGATTTCCCTCGACGAAGCCTTCGCCGAGCCGCCCTCGCTCGCGGGTGCGTCCTTCGAGGAAGTGACTTCTTTCTGTGCCGCGCTGCGGGCCCGGATCCGCGCGGAAACCGGCCTGGTGGCGTCGATCGGGGCGGGCAACGGCAAGCAGATCGCGAAGATCGCCTCCGACGAAGCCAAGCCGGACGGGCTGCTGGTCGTGCCGCAGGGCACCGAACGCGAGTTCCTCGCGCCGCTGCCGGTGCGGGCGCTGTGGGGCATCGGCCCGGTCGCGGAGGGGAAGCTGCGGTTCATCGGCGTCCAGACGCTCGGGCAGCTGGCGGCACTGTCCGAACCGGACGCGGTGGCCACGCTCGGCGGCGTCGTCGGCCGCGACCTGCGCCGCCTGGCGACCGGCGCCGACGACCGCCCGGTGGCCGGCCGCGCCGAGACGAAGCAGGTCAGCGCCGAGACGACGTTCGACACCGACATCAAGGACCTGGCCACGCTGCGGGCGGAGGTCCGCCGGATCGCGGTGGGCGCGCACCAGCGGCTGGTCAAGGCCGGGCGCGTGGCCCGCACGGTGGTGATCAAGCTGCGGCACACGGACATGCACACGGTGACCCGCTCGGAGACGATCTCCGCGCCCACGGACGACCTGGCCGAGCTGGCGGCGACGGCGGAGCGCCTGCTGATCGACCCGGCGGAGTTCGGCGGCATCCGCTTGGCGGGCGTCGCCTACAGCGGGCTTTCGGTGCCGCACCAGGACGCGCTGTTCAGCCTGGCCGCGCCCGCGGTGCCGGTGGTGGAGTCCTCCGCGCCGGCACCGGTCGCGGCGCCGCCGTCCGAGTGGCGCCAGGGTGACGACGTGGTCCACGAGGAGTTCGGCACGGGCTGGGTCCAGGGCGCGGGCCACGGCCGGGTGACGGTCCGCTTCGAGCACCGCTCCTCCGGCCCCGGCGTGGCCCGCACCTTCCCGCAGGCCGACCCGGCTCTGACCCGCGGCGACCCCGGCGACTGCTTGCGCTGA
- a CDS encoding glycoside hydrolase family 88 protein — MRFPGIRGFGVLAATAVAGSLLTAPVAAAATCTISGEMVSAGNYWVTHGTNLDAPDWQNATFHVGNLALVRTTGQSNHKTYPWAQANAYLLPEDPKRPFFPDNQAAGEAYLDLYTYFHPEIPLDSIRTRIRDEVASVRAGHRDYWNYVDALNMAMPSFARMSLIDHDPSYSDAMDQLFRSAERKLFDEFTGLWYRDARFKGSGVFWSRGNGWALAALTKVLQVLPADDPRRPEYLRVYRKTASTLALVQRRDGFWNSDLLNPWHHGGPESSGTALFAFGLGWGVNAGLLDAARFRPVVDRAWTALSTKALQPSGLVGYVQPVGDRPATARPEDTAAYGVGAFLLAGQEIARLQGCSAG, encoded by the coding sequence ATGCGTTTCCCGGGAATTCGCGGCTTCGGCGTGCTCGCGGCCACGGCGGTGGCGGGCAGTCTCCTCACCGCCCCGGTGGCGGCCGCCGCGACCTGCACGATCTCCGGCGAGATGGTGTCGGCGGGCAACTACTGGGTCACCCACGGGACGAACCTCGACGCCCCGGACTGGCAGAACGCGACGTTCCACGTCGGCAACCTGGCCCTGGTCCGGACCACCGGCCAGTCCAACCACAAGACGTACCCGTGGGCGCAGGCCAACGCCTACCTGCTCCCGGAAGACCCGAAGCGGCCGTTCTTCCCGGACAACCAGGCGGCGGGCGAGGCGTACCTGGACCTCTACACCTACTTCCACCCGGAAATCCCCCTGGACTCGATCCGCACGCGGATCCGCGACGAGGTGGCGTCCGTGCGGGCGGGTCACCGCGACTACTGGAACTACGTCGACGCGCTGAACATGGCGATGCCGTCGTTCGCGCGGATGAGCCTGATCGACCACGATCCGTCCTATTCGGACGCGATGGACCAGCTCTTCCGTTCGGCGGAGCGCAAGCTGTTCGACGAGTTCACCGGCCTCTGGTACCGCGACGCGCGGTTCAAGGGATCCGGCGTGTTCTGGTCACGCGGCAACGGCTGGGCCCTGGCGGCGTTGACGAAGGTGCTCCAGGTCCTGCCGGCCGACGACCCGCGGCGGCCGGAGTACCTGCGCGTGTACCGGAAGACGGCTTCGACGCTGGCTCTCGTGCAACGCCGTGACGGCTTCTGGAACTCGGACCTGCTGAACCCGTGGCACCACGGCGGCCCGGAGTCCAGCGGCACGGCCTTGTTCGCGTTCGGCCTCGGCTGGGGCGTCAACGCTGGCCTCCTCGACGCGGCGCGCTTCCGCCCGGTGGTGGACAGGGCGTGGACGGCGCTGTCCACGAAAGCCCTGCAGCCGAGCGGCCTGGTGGGGTACGTCCAGCCGGTCGGCGACCGCCCGGCCACCGCGCGACCGGAAGACACCGCCGCGTACGGCGTGGGCGCGTTCCTGCTGGCCGGCCAGGAAATCGCCAGGCTGCAGGGCTGCTCGGCCGGGTGA
- a CDS encoding FadR/GntR family transcriptional regulator: MNLHARIVDELGRLIVEGVLGDGQPLVPEELGRRFSASRTVVREALRVLESKGMVTARPRVGTWTLPPEAWDAIDPDVIAWRVAGPGGREHLRELFELRLAIEPQAARMAARHRRPDELAAMAAAYALMADAVDAAAFRAADAQFHAALVRASGNALIAQLQVPVVAALRAQGEPADTLVAHSRVLTLVLAKNAEGAESAARGLLETVAAYR, from the coding sequence GTGAATCTCCACGCCCGGATCGTGGACGAGCTGGGCAGGCTCATCGTCGAAGGCGTCCTCGGGGACGGGCAGCCGCTCGTCCCCGAGGAGCTCGGCCGCCGGTTTTCGGCGTCCCGCACGGTGGTCCGCGAGGCGTTGCGCGTGCTGGAGTCCAAGGGCATGGTCACCGCGCGGCCGCGGGTGGGCACCTGGACACTGCCGCCCGAGGCGTGGGACGCGATCGACCCGGACGTCATCGCCTGGCGCGTCGCCGGTCCCGGCGGCCGCGAGCACCTGCGCGAGCTGTTCGAACTGCGGCTGGCGATCGAACCGCAGGCGGCGCGGATGGCCGCACGGCACCGGCGGCCCGACGAACTGGCCGCGATGGCGGCGGCGTACGCGCTGATGGCCGACGCCGTCGACGCGGCGGCCTTCCGGGCCGCCGACGCGCAGTTCCACGCGGCACTGGTCCGCGCGTCGGGCAACGCGCTGATCGCGCAGCTACAGGTGCCGGTGGTGGCCGCGCTGCGGGCGCAGGGCGAACCGGCGGACACGCTCGTCGCGCATTCCCGCGTGCTGACCCTGGTGCTGGCGAAGAACGCGGAAGGGGCCGAGTCGGCGGCCCGCGGATTGCTGGAAACCGTTGCGGCGTACCGGTGA
- a CDS encoding ABC transporter permease produces MSTPTKETSAPASPPQPSAARRVLTGIGVQNSSLIITLIALVILLSVLNENFFRTNNLLLIGSAITIMGLLALVQTLVIILGALDISVGSMAGLASVVSAMVFTSTGNSEVGILAAVGVGILCGLVNGMIIIFGRVNPVVATLAMLATYKGIAQVISDGKAQGYTGGDDLFIFLAKGSVLGLPSLVWVFLIVAALLHFLLKYTDIGRNVYAIGGNDTAARLAGININRYIIGVYALVGVVAAIAGVLITARTGSGQPTSGSEGLELQAVTGAALGGTMLKGGRGSIISTVLAVIILGVLDNGMSGLGINPFWQNVAHGALLVIAVVLQQLRSGERRVGLPE; encoded by the coding sequence ATGAGCACTCCCACCAAGGAAACTTCGGCCCCTGCGTCGCCGCCGCAGCCGAGCGCCGCACGCCGGGTGCTGACCGGCATCGGCGTGCAGAACTCCAGCCTGATCATCACGCTGATCGCGCTGGTGATCCTGCTGAGCGTCCTGAACGAGAACTTCTTCCGCACCAACAACCTGCTGCTCATCGGCAGCGCGATCACCATCATGGGCCTGCTCGCCCTGGTGCAGACGCTGGTGATCATCCTGGGCGCGCTGGACATCTCGGTCGGCTCGATGGCCGGGCTCGCGTCGGTCGTCTCGGCGATGGTGTTCACCTCGACCGGCAACTCCGAGGTCGGCATCCTCGCCGCGGTCGGCGTCGGCATCCTGTGCGGCCTGGTGAACGGCATGATCATCATCTTCGGCCGGGTCAACCCGGTGGTCGCGACGCTGGCCATGCTGGCCACGTACAAGGGCATCGCGCAGGTGATCTCCGACGGCAAGGCGCAGGGCTACACCGGCGGCGACGACCTGTTCATCTTCCTGGCCAAGGGATCCGTGCTCGGGCTGCCGTCGCTGGTGTGGGTGTTCCTGATCGTCGCGGCGCTACTGCACTTCCTGCTCAAGTACACCGACATCGGCCGCAACGTCTACGCCATCGGCGGCAACGACACGGCCGCGCGGCTGGCCGGCATCAACATCAACCGGTACATCATCGGCGTGTACGCGCTCGTCGGCGTGGTCGCGGCGATCGCGGGCGTGCTGATCACCGCCCGCACCGGCTCCGGGCAGCCGACGTCCGGTTCCGAGGGCCTGGAGCTGCAGGCCGTCACCGGCGCGGCGCTCGGCGGCACGATGCTCAAGGGCGGCCGCGGGTCGATCATTTCGACGGTGCTCGCGGTGATCATCCTCGGCGTGCTCGACAACGGCATGTCCGGGCTGGGCATCAACCCGTTCTGGCAGAACGTCGCCCACGGTGCCCTGCTGGTGATCGCGGTCGTGCTGCAGCAGCTGCGCAGCGGGGAACGGCGCGTCGGCCTGCCCGAGTGA